A stretch of Linepithema humile isolate Giens D197 chromosome 3, Lhum_UNIL_v1.0, whole genome shotgun sequence DNA encodes these proteins:
- the LOC105676492 gene encoding zinc finger protein 454-like, giving the protein MNEDTNEDISYLSCDINGTRYICKIAPTDIIKDVTSNEEQNTVDMVNMDTVKETELEKEEEESISLICLNGQVYAFQNGIFQELDTNQIVEQTDCHEKTLLVTKDMENCGNEYLSNENIVIENAYEQSEEQYESVTEEKDVVMEDDNVNADDFVEIVTAFKCKICTYMTQDKIQLLNHIQKIHLNSTVDIEPKEESKNMGEVRIVYMCTECSNCFPSFEDCRGHMINDHQLTDIGSDEIGKENLTDLTNPILMTEHVGQHIENNEVERPVKISKSISSEYIRNKKMIESTERTVKCSYQGCPYKFTSQEIMQQHILCHIESETVTTFKCTICRDMKFAKWRPCSLHLWKKHQIDIGLFTCKICNTYKSATMVKLLTHMRVHSDTREYECPECGKCFKQASQLRNHRVMHLDRKTSEVTRWYTSKKCDICGKTYANSKCLKNHIQAVHSKLRPYVCNICGHTSARKAMLEMHLRQHTGAKPFSCEICEYKTGDHNTLRRHIMQHTGFRPYKCPHCSYTAIQSSSYKNHLKSRHPLSSGLFTCDLCPFKTVKNESYIQHVTNHENGLIKPNVPKKDGENVEVFPGNIAAAQLVYSCLGAFSKDGDTLEANLMSSSTSADGTSQTITIQIPSKHLEGSLSTRENLNKSSTIEQEDDETMHCFLKIPREEEESIDTGGITIPAEPEERNVRTIDIEETSVINSDIEETSVTNIDIDS; this is encoded by the exons aTGAATGAAGATACAAATGAAGATATATCTTATTTAAGTTGCGATATAAATGGTACAagatacatttgtaaaatagcACCGACGGACATTATAAAAGATGTGACATCTAATGAAGAGCAAAACACAGTTGATATGGTCAATATGGATACTGTTAAGGAAACAGAGctagaaaaagaagaagaagaatcaATATCGCTGATTTGTCTGAATGGACAAGTGTATGCATTTCAAAATGgaatatttcaagaattaGATACTAACCAGATCGTAGAGCAAACAGATTGTCATGAAAAAACACTTTTAGTTACTAAAGATATGGAAAATTGTGGAAATGAGTATCTTAGTAACGAAAATATAGTAATCGAAAATGCATATGAACAGTCTGAAGAACAGTATGAATCCGTTACAGAAGAGAAAGACGTTGTTATGGAAGATGATAACGTTAATGCTGATGATTTTGTAGAAATTGTTACAGCtttcaaatgcaaaatatGTACTTACATGACCCaagataaaatacaattactaaatcacattcagaaaatacatttaaattctaCTGTAGATATTGAG CCAAAAGAAGAATCTAAAAACATGGGGGAAGTAAGAATAGTGTATATGTGCACAGAATGTTCCAATTGTTTCCCTTCTTTTGAAGACTGCAGAGGACACatgattaat gatCATCAATTAACAGACATTGGAAGTGATGAAATTGGGAAAGAAAATTTGACAGATCTGACAAATCCCATCTTGATGACCGAACATGTGGGCCAGCATATTGAAAACAATGAGGTAGAACGTcctgtaaaaatttcaaaatctataAGTTCAGAATATATACGTAACAAGAAAATGATAGAATCCACAGAGAGAACtgtaaa ATGTTCGTATCAGGGCTGTCCATACAAGTTCACTTCACAGGAAATTATGCAGCAGCATATTCTCTGTCACATAGAATCTGAGACAGTGACAACATTCAAATGTACCATATGTCGTGATATGAAGTTCGCAAAGTGGCGTCCATGTAGTTTACATTTATGGAAGAAACATCAAATTG acaTAGGTTTGTTCACTTGCAAAATATGTAACACTTACAAAAGTGCTACTATGGTGAAACTCTTAACACACATGAGAGTGCACAGTGACACTCGGGAATATGAATGTCCTGAATGTggaaaatgtttcaaacaagCTAGTCAATTGCGCAATCATCGAGTGATGCATTTAGACCGCAAAACATCAGAAGTAACTCGATGGTACACCTCCAAGAAGTGCGATATATGCGGTAAAACTTATGCGAATTCGAAATGTTTAAAGAATCACATTCAAGCTGTACATTCAAAACTACGTCCGTATGTTTGTAACATCTGCGGCCACACTAGCGCTAGGAAGGCGATGCTGGAAATGCACTTGCGTCAACATACAGGAGCCAAACCATTCAGTTGCGAGATTTGCGAATACAAAACTGGAGACCATAACACCTTACGGCGGCATATTATGCAACATACAg GATTCCGACCGTATAAATGCCCGCATTGTTCTTACACTGCAATACAAAGCAGTAGTTATAAAAATCATCTAAAATCGAGGCATCCCTTGTCGTCTGGCTTATTTACATGCGACCTGTGTCCTTTTAAAACGGTCAAGAATGAAAGTTATATTCAGCATGTAACAAACCATGAAAATGGCTTGATAAAACCTAACGTACCGAAAAAAG ATGGTGAAAATGTTGAAGTCTTTCCTGGTAATATTGCAGCAGCGCAATTAGTTTATAGCTGCTTGGGTGCCTTTTCAAAAGACGGGGATACGTTAGAAGCTAATTTGATGTCTTCCTCAACGTCTGCTGATGGTACTTCGCAAACAATTACGATACAAATACCATCGAAACATCTCGAAGGTTCACTGTCAACaagagaaaatttaaacaaaagttcTACAATTGAGCAAGAGGACGATGAAACGATGCATTGCTTCTTAAAAATTCctagagaagaagaagaaagtatAGATACTGGTGGTATAACGATACCGGCAGAACCTGAGGAAAGAAATGTAAGAACAATTGATATTGAAGAGACAAGCGTGATAAACAGTGATATTGAAGAGACGAGCGTAACAAACATTGATATTGATTCGTGA
- the LOC105676493 gene encoding leukocyte receptor cluster member 1 homolog, with protein sequence MNILPKKRWHVRTKENIARVRRDEAKAAEEERIKQERIQKAETEARINSLRDQARSKYDGRAETQSTSKKLEHVNFFAELEDGKIDYNKPNVEHEKEKKEEKEKYEKQIGYLTYLGQDTNEATGKKNWYEELPKRLTDTEKDVEVETKKKTLCDPMVDIKKYLDIMQPKHNETCSIKIENVKRKRHSSNSSHSDQESRSIHKKHKKEKKHKKHKKEKYKQLVKKEDQSKNIDIEKLRAERKLREQSEKLRTEALLAKLRGDPVPVTVPETPKPAIKQKYNSQFFPEIARQNVERTPKCT encoded by the exons atgaatattttaccAAAGAAAAg ATGGCATGTTCGAACGAAAGAGAACATTGCTCGTGTACGTCGGGATGAAGCAAAAGCTGcagaagaagaaagaattaAGCAAGAACGTATTCAAAAAGCT GAAACAGAAGCGAGAATAAATTCGTTAAGGGATCAGGCAAGATCCAAATATGATGGTCGTGCAGAAACTCAGAGTACCAGTAAAAAGTTGGAGCATGTCAACTTTTTTGCTGAGCTTGAGGATggaaaaattgattacaaTAAACCTAATGTGGAACatgaaaaggaaaagaaggaGGAGAAGGAAAAATATGAGAAGCAAATTGGATATTTGACATATTTAGGACAAGATACTAATGAAGcaactggaaaaaaaaattggtatGAGGAATTACCGAAAAGACTAACAGATACAGAAAAGGATGTGGAAGTAGAAACAAAGAAGAAAACTTTATGTGATCCAATggttgatataaaaaaatatctagataTTATGCAACCTAAACATAATGAGACCTGTTcaataaagatagaaaatgTTAAGAGAAAGCGTCATAGCTCTAACAGTTCTCATTCTGATCAGGAAAGTCGCagtatacacaaaaaacataagaaggagaaaaaacataaaaagcaTAAGAAGGAAAAGTATAAACAATTGGTGAAGAAAGAAGATCAGAGTAAGAATAtagatatagaaaaattaagagCAGAGAGAAAGCTTAGGGAACAAAGTGAAAAACTAAGGACTGAAGCGTTATTAGCTAAATTGAGAGGTGATCCTGTGCCTGTCACAGTACCAGAAACTCCTAAACCTGctataaaacagaaatataattctcaaTTCTTTCCTGAAATAGCGAGACAAAATGTAGAAAGAACACCTAAATGCacgtaa
- the SmF gene encoding small nuclear ribonucleoprotein F — MAATMPVNPKPFLNGLTGKPVMVKLKWGHEYKGYLVSVDGYMNLQLANTEEHIDGNCTGNLGEVLIRCNNVMYIRGVEESDEEGEMKD; from the coding sequence atGGCTGCGACAATGCCCGTAAATCCCAAACCATTTCTAAATGGTTTAACTGGAAAACCAGTGATGGTGAAATTAAAGTGGGGTCATGAGTATAAAGGTTACTTAGTTTCAGTGGATGGATATATGAATTTACAGTTAGCAAATACTGAAGAACATATAGATGGTAATTGCACTGGAAATCTCGGAGAAGTATTAATCAgatgcaataatgtcatgtatATAAGAGGAGTGGAAGAATCGGATGAAGAAGGCGAGATGAAGGACTAA
- the LOC105676494 gene encoding chromosome transmission fidelity protein 8 homolog — protein MKMIVPIKRDGVIEDWAIIDLQGDLKFEKSENLDNQLIGDLHFTKTGVPILIIGIHVLHGKEVTLEKPLIVLEKQHSNTGDEIMEEESTVKTEYIVKAIVKKKLMFKSRPKPIVTNVPKPC, from the exons ATGAAAATGATCGTACCGATTAAAAG agatGGAGTTATAGAAGACTGGGCCATTATAGATCTCCAAGGAGAtctaaaattcgaaaaatctgaaaatttagataatcAATTAATCGGTGATCTTCACTTTACAAAAACTGGAGTaccgattttaattattggaaTTCATGTACTGCATGGAAAAGAAGTGACACTTGAGAAACCTTTGATTGTATTGGAAAAGCAGCATAGCAATACAGGAGATGAAATAATGGAAGAAGAATCTACTGTAAAGACAGAGTATATTGTAAAAGCTATTGTGAAGAAGAAACTAATGTTTAAATCAAGACCAAAACCTATAGTAACTAATGTTCCAAAACCTTGTTAA
- the MCU gene encoding calcium uniporter protein, mitochondrial isoform X2, giving the protein MKQLNEPKATEKQTKKTASATSAENIESQSAESAGLEVTVAYHRGLPRITVPLPSRREHCSFTMKPITHTVGNFIDMLKTEDRGIDRACITSLDGIRIASSNTIESLLEEDFKLIINDNEYVVTPPLQERCTTEDLQKLGDVQALVNQLHEAFNVREYQVDMERSALAELEDIRLQLVPLEQKLQEIQNAASKRANFFVWTFLIMMSIQFGALARLTWWEYSWDIMEPVTYFVTYGTTMMWFIYYLVTRQEYMLPDVLNRRHLIVLHRRARKIGLDLNLYNSLKERAYELETTLKIIRGPLHDYKTQLQRKQRSRSSSSSSRSPSSSPSPSPRREASYTYL; this is encoded by the exons GTTTGGAAGTTACTGTGGCATATCATCGAGGGCTTCCCAGAATCACGGTGCCTCTTCCATCCAGAAGAGAACATTGCTCGTTCACAATGAAGCCAATAACGCATACGGTTggcaattttatagatatgttAAAAACAGAGGATCGTGGCATCGATCGAGCATGCATAACATCGCTAG ATGGCATCAGGATAGCTTCCAGTAACACGATAGAATCTCTTTTAGAAGAGGATTTCAAATTAATCATAAACGATAACGAATATGTTGTCACGCCGCCGTTACAAGAAAGGTGCACGACA GAGGATCTACAGAAACTTGGAGACGTACAAGCACTCGTGAATCAACTACACGAGGCGTTCAACGTGCGAGAATATCAAGTCGACATGGAGAGATCAGCTCTCGCCGAACTGGAAGATATTAGATTACAGCTAGTACCTTTGGAGCAG aaattgcaAGAGATACAAAACGCTGCTTCGAAGAGGGCAAATTTCTTCGTCTGGACGTTCCTAATTATGATGTCTATCCAATTCGGGGCATTAGCTAGATTAACTTGGTGGGAATACTCGTGGGATATAATGGAACCCGTAACTTATTTCGTAACTTACGGCACTACTATGATGTGGTTCATTTATTACCTCGTCACCAGACAG GAATACATGTTGCCGGATGTGTTAAATAGACGTCACCTCATTGTGCTTCATAGAAGAGCGCGGAAAATCGGTCTCGATCTCAACTTATACAATTCACTGAAGGAGCGGGCCTACGAATTAGAAACcactttgaaaattattcgcgGCCCTCTGCACGATTATAAGACTCAACTGCAGCGAAAGCAACGTTCTAGATCCAGTTCCAGCAGCTCAAGATCACCAAGTTCCTCGCCTAGTCCCAGTCCTCGTCGAGAGGCATCCTACACATATTTATAG